The Vanessa atalanta chromosome 7, ilVanAtal1.2, whole genome shotgun sequence genomic interval AGCTCCTCCTTCGCCTCATCAAGCTCTTCGGCGGTGAACTGCTCGTAAGGGTGCTGCTCCAGGTACGCCAGGTGCGAAGCTTGCAGTTGAACTATACGTTTCTTGTCCACacctatattaattataaaatattgcattcaTGCTCGAGTAACGAAAATGGTtacaatttcttaatataaaattaaattattcaactaTTAACCTTCTCCTTATAAGGCGAGTATGCCTCAAAGCGGCAGCTGGATAATTATAGTTTGTTATTACTTTACACTGTGTCAGTCTAGATATATTGTAAAGTAGAATAGGTATTTTACTTGGTGTTTGTACAAGCCTATCTGGGCAGGTATCACCCATCCATctgatattttaccgccaaacacgaatacttagtattgttgtgttcctggttcgaagggtgaatgagccaatgTACCTACAGACACATGGAACATAAcgtcttagatcccaaggttgatggcgcgttggtgatgtaaagaataattaatatttcttacagtactatAAGGAAATATGAATCGTAACGAATGCAACTTCTAAACAAGTCCGCCCAGACTAGGTGACATTAGACACTAAAAATATAGTACCTATATGGATtctacgataaaaaatatacagtggAATCCGTTTATAATGACATCGAAGGGAATTGACAAACACGTCATAATAACCAGACGTCATACAAAgcgttttgtgaaaaaaataaaatatataggtaggtataataataggtattttgCACGTAATAAGTACATACGAAACATGTAAGTATGTCctacattattcatattttcatGTAAGTAATCTGTAATTTTTGTCTGCTTTTGCCTTGTAATAACAGTGCCTAATACTATTGTGTATAGAGGACAAAGCCATGgacaaattatcatttttactaTTTCTATGAATAAATCTTCTGCGGTAGGTAATGGTTCTTCCTCGCCTTTTGTCTCATATGTGATGATCCTTTCAAGTGTCAATTATTCactcagattaaaaataaaaacgagccGGGTGTTTAACGAAACATTACCGAAGGTGTAAAGAATCATGGCGATCATTATAACtggacataatttattaaaaatgggtcATAATAAGCGAACTGTCACTATAAGGGAAGTCATTATATCCGACCTTTTTACAACGAATTTTATATGAGAACCAAACTTCATAGTGTAAATACGTCACAATAAACGGTTGGTTAATATAAGCGGAGTCATAATAAACGGATTCTActgtatatatgaataaatgtagTGTACTTACCGGGCGGCGGGTCGTGCAGCGCGTCGTAGTGCAGCATGGCCAGCATCTCGGCCTTGAGCAGCTCCTCCGCGCGCTGCAGCGACGTGAGCGGGCCGGCGCCGCGCACCACGCTCGCGTTGACCTCGGCCggccgcgccgcgcccgccacCAGCGCCGACGAGCGcagcgcccgcgccgccgcctcTGTGCGCCGGGGCGGAACCGTTATGTACGCTATCTACGGGACCCGGTTTAAAGGTCTCCACTACGCGAACTTAAGGCCGTTGAGCAAGAGAAGAGTGAAGAGTGAAGAGGcctctaataattattttactatttcatttaaatatattttcatttatgtcaCAGCCTTGACTAGGTTTTTAGTCTTTTTAgcaataacttttaaaacagtagtaagtcatattattataattttgactaTGTCTagacattaaaattgttaatttgtcGGAATTATGTAAATTTCGATTTTCTCTGTTGTGGAGGCCGGGGCAGGTGCACCGGTTGCCTTCCcctgaatatataaataaagaattttttcaAGGAATCAAATTAGATTAACAGAACTAAAAGGCTGCTTTTCCCTTAGCTAGTATCAGACGAGGGAAAGAGCAATATTTTATAGTCATGtcgaataagtttatttttttgactGTGTGGCAGGTTATTTATTCCGTTCAGAGTAACGGTCTCGACATAAATGGGACGGCCGTTTGCGTGTAAGCCAAAGTAAAAGAGCTGCAACGCACGGCGCTCCTCCTCCTCGCGCAGCGCGCGCGCGTCGGCGTCGGCCTGGTCCTCGGGCGGCGCGTCGCCGGCCGCCTCGCCCGACTCCGCCTCGTGCTCGGGCACCACTATCTCGTAGTCGTTGCGAGGCGCGGGCAGCGCCTGCAGCGCGGTGCGCACTGATGCTTTCAGCTGAAACGACAATGTATCGCTGCTATAGGAAAAAAGATGAATGATGAAAAAATTTTACGTATTCAATATTCGATGATTTTCcaaatcgaatataattttacatttttaccaTCCTTTTCTATATCATTTACAcccaactttaaaaaaagtaggTCTCCTTTTTTCCTTTGTACTGATTTATATGATTCTTTTTGTGTTAGATTCAGAGGTGGTTGGTTGCAAATATTTCAATAGTggagaattttattataattttgttttaagtttcactcaggaaatttataaagtatacatttttaaaaaataaaataagatatgtaATCGATGTGTTAGCCTTTACAGAtaggtacaaaaaaaattacctgcTTCTGGACCTGATTATTTTGTTGTGGAGTTTCTCCAGTGCTTAACTGGTCTTCTGGATTTATACTCAGCTTGTCGCGTAAGCCAGGAGTCTATGGAaggaacaatattatttatcaattattttatttcataactatATTAGTGGTCCCATTAGTGGATCACGTAAAACTTACTACTAGGCCGGGCTGCTGGGGACCATGACCAGGAGTAGCGAAGCTGCCCGGTGTCGAAGCTTCACTGCGTGTTGATCTGCAAAAACAAGTGAAAAAGAACATTTGAATAATATCTCTCTGaacgatttattaaatataactatctATTTTCAAATCACTTAAAAAAAGTGTAAAGTTAAATgatgaattttgaaatgtatttatcaaatataaatactaacttGACATTATAATCATTTGCTTACCCTTATCCCATTTATTTTGGGCCGGCGCAGGGTGTAAAATTCATAGATAAAATTTTGCAGACTTATACAGACAGCAGCCTACTAGATGTCAACTTTCCTTGAAGACAGTTTAACCCGTTGGTTTGTTCCTCACTACGACAGGGACAATCAATTGATTTACGTGCTCGATTGATGGATGCCCTTCATAAAAACGATTCTTATGACACCCATGAATTCAGACCTTACGCCATTCCGCTAGACGCCGGGGTCACACGGCTTTTTttactcaatattatttaaaaccttaCCTCATAAATCTAATACAAAAACTTACCTAAATGGAGTAGCGATAACGGTGTTTGGCGTCGCGACTGCTTGGGACTGTGGCAAGGCTCCGGAAAAATCAGACTCGTGTAAGGGAGTGTTAAGTCCGCCTTTCAGAGGTGTATCCACATGTGTTAGGGCCATCACATTTTGTGCTTCCATTAGGAttctgaaattaattataaattctaatttgctacaaaatcgtataattattaatttataacaattaattttataaaaaattgtctatAAAAGACCCGCCCCAACTTTGCACCggtacaatgctgatactaCAACTTTTACAGCGTATTTGTCATTAGACATTACAgtccgctatgtccctgcattttttatctataatatcttcgaaaatattcatttagattacatgctgtaaagagccatattgatctatattaaatgcacaatatatttaaggtacttaattgagaAAGGATTTATAtagtattgcttaaaatcgcttcgtaaataagccattatttcttgtaaaaagtaaaggataaaaaatggttaatgtgAGTTATCCCTAAGATATACCATcggtaatttttttgtatatctttttaaggtgtacaatactgtattacattttttttatctatctcgtAAGGTACAAACAGCTTTtccaatgtaagcgcaaaaaattatatatatttatgacatcacATTAGATACCTCTAAATTAgttttctactatattatgcgtgtattatacttataaaccttcctcttgaaacactatctattaaaaaaatcgcatcataaagatttcattgtaaattgtaGTACTGTCTTACTGTACACTGTAGAGTAATATACTCCTACAGATCCGTCTTTTTTGAAGTCAGCTAAAAAGAATCTGTAATGATATAACATTTGTGTACCTGTCCCGCTGCGAGTGCGCGGCCGGCGTGCGCAGCGCGGTGGCGGGCGCGGGGGTGAGCGCGTAGTGCGCCAGCAGCGCGTCCGTGGCCGCGCCCGCCTCGCCCGCACTCTCGCGCGCCGCCTCCGACGCGCGGCCGAGCTTCACCACTTGTTGCAACTCCTGTGGGATAGAAGATGTAAAGAGATATCATCTTAACCAGTCGTGGAATAACGGCAAACGAATGCGATGCGATGAAGGCGATGTGCCTGTGTACCaaggtaataatattatttaagataaaagctataaatattgtttggGCTTACTTGATCTGAAACTTGGGGTTCAGGTAAAACGAGTTTGCTCCTTTTTCGTGCAGGATTGTCACCCTGTAACATTGCTTGAGGCACGTCATTTTCTTTGCGTTGTTTTAGTTTCTGTTTGTCCTTGCGACGCTCTCTCTGAAAAACAAAGTTCGTAAAGTTTTCTTTAAGCActtataatgaagtaatattgtgttttaattgaataatcatatatacttaatttttaaacttatttagcCATCTaactgaaaatttaatataacatttttattttactaataataaaattgtaaaattaatggtacataaaatatactagtaacataaaatcttatactTAAGTTTGAATATTAAGTATGCAAGATCTTAATCTACCTCTTCCTTTTCTGAGAGTAGTTCTCCGTCAAGATGTTGTTGACGAAGTCTTGAAAAATCAGGTGCCATGGGATCCACAATTTCAGTAGATGTATCATAGAATCCAGCAGCTGGCCTTTTCTCAAAAGGTATTTCTGAGTTATAGTCCACACCACGTTTCCTCTTACGCCTGAAATATTGCAAATATAGATGTTACTAATTTCACCCAAAATTATCAAAGTAATAACAACAAATTGAAGAAATTACAGTTGAAGTTTTTTGCctctaagttataaaataatttataaatatggcaATAACACGAGAGGTGTTATTGGCTCTGTTcttcttatatttgttttgctATATGATTTTTTTGCTATTTGCTATGAGATTTGTAGTACACctatttggaaatatatttgtatagctCTTTTGGATTAACACATGttcagtttttatattattaagattagttctcttatttagattttaaaacacatttttctATGTGTACATgttgttaaaatgttaattgtatttgatgaaacaataataaaattattttaaataattaatagttacttAAAAACTAAAAGACAATAGAAGAATATGTTGaaaagaataaagaaaaaaaaagtaacctaaTTGGTACAGAAATTCCAGCAGCACTGAGTTCTCTCCTCTTCTGCAGAGCTGCCAATCGGCGTGCCTCTTCTAACTGCTTTTCACGGGCCTTCCTTTTTGCCTTTTTACCTTGTGTATTGGCTAAGCGAGCTCTTGCTTCTGAGAGCATTTCCAattctaaaaagaaaattatttgataataacagACATTTAGAtatctcaaaataataaaaaatgataatatttaattatattaaacctaATCACTGTTTTATTGggttaaaaatttgtttttcatttaaaggaattaaaaaattaataatactctacttttaattaaatattggtcAATGTAATACAAATTGATTTATGGAAGAATCCTACCATCTTCATCCATGTCTTTTGGGTCAGGTCTAGCTGGCTTTGTCTCTGGGTTAGGATCAATTTCTCCCGGTTTAAGTTTACGAGGATCATCTCCCATATCTTCACCCTCCTCCTTCTTTTGAGCTTGGTCACTGAAATTTAAAAGGATTTTTgtgagatatttaaattaatatatcgtaATGTGAATCAAATGAGATCATATTACGTGTGTACAGCATGTTGGAACAAATTTCTCTAAGTGATttagtttgtttaattattgagAATGAGACTTCTTACAGTAAATATTCATATCGCTCTAAGCATTGAGCAGCAGTACGACCAATGATAGGAGCAATAGTTCTCCACTGCGTTGGCATCAACTTGGCGAGGTGTAGCAACTTCTCGTCCTCCTCTCGTGACCATTCTGTCTTCTTAATACTCGGATCCAGCCACTCATACCAACGAGCTTTACATTGTTTGGCGGATTTGCGGTGAAGTAGCGAAGCAATACGAGACCATTGATTTTTCCCATATTTCATAACAGCCGCTTTAAGAATTTCATCCTGGGtacataaaatgataattagaaTAATACGTAGAATGATAATTttggttattaaataattttatttaaaaaaatctcattatcttaattattataaataacaaacctCCGTGTTCCGCCAAACGCCACCTTTTATCATAATTCGCGGCATGGTGATATtcgtatattacaaaattttgtgaTTAGAAAGTTTCTTTATCTTAAGTTTTAGTTTCTGATGCTAAATTTCTAACCCAAAAACATCACAATTGCAATATATTATGATTGTGACATTTCGTCATTAAACTTCAATTCCTAATCCTATCAAACGAAAATGTATTGGGGACTGGAGACGCCATAAGctacagataatatttttgaaatagatAATGACattaaacatgtttatttttttttttcgttaaatctctatagcatttaatataattttcacgaAAATGTAAATAAGCAGATGTATTTAATAGTGTTGTCACTTCATTTAAAACTCAAATTGTTTAAGAAATAAACTTACATTACTATAATTACAGTAGataatatgttacatatttgCAAGGTTGGTAGCTTTAACTGTCATTTCTAAACAAACGAAGGGAATCGTTCAACGCGTTTCTCGATAAGACACTCCCTtttcagataaattattatcaatttgtgccaataaattagaaataat includes:
- the LOC125065106 gene encoding cell division cycle 5-like protein isoform X2; translation: MPRIMIKGGVWRNTEDEILKAAVMKYGKNQWSRIASLLHRKSAKQCKARWYEWLDPSIKKTEWSREEDEKLLHLAKLMPTQWRTIAPIIGRTAAQCLERYEYLLDQAQKKEEGEDMGDDPRKLKPGEIDPNPETKPARPDPKDMDEDELEMLSEARARLANTQGKKAKRKAREKQLEEARRLAALQKRRELSAAGISVPIRRKRKRGVDYNSEIPFEKRPAAGFYDTSTEIVDPMAPDFSRLRQQHLDGELLSEKEERERRKDKQKLKQRKENDVPQAMLQGDNPARKRSKLVLPEPQVSDQELQQVVKLGRASEAARESAGEAGAATDALLAHYALTPAPATALRTPAAHSQRDRILMEAQNVMALTHVDTPLKGGLNTPLHESDFSGALPQSQAVATPNTVIATPFRSTRSEASTPGSFATPGHGPQQPGLVTPGLRDKLSINPEDQLSTGETPQQNNQVQKQLKASVRTALQALPAPRNDYEIVVPEHEAESGEAAGDAPPEVNASVVRGAGPLTSLQRAEELLKAEMLAMLHYDALHDPPPGVDKKRIVQLQASHLAYLEQHPYEQFTAEELDEAKEELRKEMEVVRAGMGHGDLGIDAYTQVWEECLAQVLFLPGQNRYTRANLASKKDRLESAEKRLEQNRNHMAKEAKKCSKMEKKLRVLTGGYQSRTASLIKQFQELQDQIEQANLELSTFKFLAEQEKAAIPRRIESLTEDVNRQTEREKQLQKRYADLQAELEELHKIRKTKEVEPKPIEAEV
- the LOC125065106 gene encoding cell division cycle 5-like protein isoform X1, with protein sequence MPRIMIKGGVWRNTEDEILKAAVMKYGKNQWSRIASLLHRKSAKQCKARWYEWLDPSIKKTEWSREEDEKLLHLAKLMPTQWRTIAPIIGRTAAQCLERYEYLLDQAQKKEEGEDMGDDPRKLKPGEIDPNPETKPARPDPKDMDEDELEMLSEARARLANTQGKKAKRKAREKQLEEARRLAALQKRRELSAAGISVPIRRKRKRGVDYNSEIPFEKRPAAGFYDTSTEIVDPMAPDFSRLRQQHLDGELLSEKEERERRKDKQKLKQRKENDVPQAMLQGDNPARKRSKLVLPEPQVSDQELQQVVKLGRASEAARESAGEAGAATDALLAHYALTPAPATALRTPAAHSQRDRILMEAQNVMALTHVDTPLKGGLNTPLHESDFSGALPQSQAVATPNTVIATPFRSTRSEASTPGSFATPGHGPQQPGLVTPGLRDKLSINPEDQLSTGETPQQNNQVQKQLKASVRTALQALPAPRNDYEIVVPEHEAESGEAAGDAPPEDQADADARALREEEERQAAARALRSSALVAGAARPAEVNASVVRGAGPLTSLQRAEELLKAEMLAMLHYDALHDPPPGVDKKRIVQLQASHLAYLEQHPYEQFTAEELDEAKEELRKEMEVVRAGMGHGDLGIDAYTQVWEECLAQVLFLPGQNRYTRANLASKKDRLESAEKRLEQNRNHMAKEAKKCSKMEKKLRVLTGGYQSRTASLIKQFQELQDQIEQANLELSTFKFLAEQEKAAIPRRIESLTEDVNRQTEREKQLQKRYADLQAELEELHKIRKTKEVEPKPIEAEV